A window of Phragmites australis chromosome 2, lpPhrAust1.1, whole genome shotgun sequence genomic DNA:
CATTCCTCTTAAGCAAATCCCTCTCTCTCATCCTCCACCATGGAGCTCGGCAGCGAGGTCATCGGCAAGCACCCCAAGCTCTCACGGCtcatcgaagcgctcggccagGAGGAACTCGTGCATGCAGGTGCACCGGCGTCTCGAGTGCGAGAACGCGGCGGGTGCGCGTCGAGGAGCAGCGCCTCCCGCCGGCCTGCTGGGCTAATCCCCTCTGCTCACTGTTTTGTCGTGCCCGTTGGATAATCTGTACGGGTATGGGAGCATGGCTTCAAATGAGTATGGGTAATTCTGGGTTTGGGTTTGGGTTTGGGTAAAGGGAAAATGGTTCGGACATTTTTCGGTTGATTTGGGCTGGAACTGAAAACAGATAGTTTTTTAATTCGTATCGGACATTTTCGACTCGAATCtatattgaatattttttttaaatcggCATCGGAATTAGTGTAGCAGTTTTTGATAGAATCGGCATTAGTATCCGATATCCAGATTACTTGAGTTCGGATATTATCCGAAACCCAGGGCTAACACATCATTctaatgtaaaaaaaattaaaatattattaaaataataataaaaaaattctaaaatatatatatgttgtagaggatCCTATAAcctagttttaaaaaaattcaactccaaatataatatgtataataagaaataaaaaagacaaatttcattgcACAATCTGTACAGATCATATTTctatctgaattttttttagagttaCGTCATAATATCCTCTACATCACCAAAATTTTCAGAAtcttttatgataattttgatagtgttttgaattctACAGCAAGCGAAtgaagtattttttatttttaaatgtgTCGCCCGTTGGTGTAGcaacatgtttattttttttaaacgagATGCTTCTATCTCAATCGATAGCTACCATGCAAGACGCCGATCAAGGGCATAGACGTGGTTGTCTACCTGTTCCTATCCAACTCGACGATGGCGTTGGGACGCTGTCTATATGGCGCCAGGCTCGCTTGAAGAAGATCCTCACTTCCATTTGTGTATATGTTATCTTTAGTATTTTACTAACTTTGTGAGTTTACGatgaattaaatttaaatatgtGTACTAAGTCTAAGTATTGTGTGTCTATGTAAACTTGTATCAAGCATAACATGGGAATTTATGAAGTTGTGATGAACTAAgttatgttattttttattcaagTGATCAAGTGTATAAACAATATATCTCAATTATTACATAGTAACTATCTAAGTATGAATTTGAGTATTATGGTTGTACATACAATTTGAGTagtcttttatttttaatctatttttttattcatttctCATATTATTCGTGATCATATTCGTATCTAAATTAATCGTATTTGAatccatttaaaaaaatatattgtttcAAATATAGTAGAACCCTATTAGCCGTTTTCACCCTTACATTTGGGTAACTCCCCAACGGCATCCGTAGCTGCGGGTGCAGGGAAGCCCCGTCCTCTTTGCAGACACCAAGTGCCCAAATCTGGGCTTTCGGATTCTTAATCAAGAAGAAACAGTGAAGAAGACATCTACCAAATAAAATCTTCAGCTGTATAAACTACACACCAAAACTAGGTCCTCCATGCACCGCTCCCGTAGGACTAAACTAGGTCCTCCATGCACCGCTCTCGTAGGACTGAAAGTGACGATGAGAGGGTTGAATAGGTGTATCAACAATTTACGGAGAAACAAAGTAAGATGAAAAATTTCAAGATAATATGACttcacggatggaatatgaactataggCTTCATTCAAAACTATTATATGTGTCTTTATGCCTAAAAGCTCGCAACTTTCAAGATTAATGAAACAGAGATAAGATTATCGGGCAAGTAAactctccaagatgatagtctagagctaagagaatttaagaccccatcacatatgcatgtgtatatgaattCTATACCTCTAGCATcgaagaaaaataatttttcaatgtgttaaaatttcagctcaaaaagaaaaacgaaaattaaTAACAAAACAGCAagaacttacaaacttgcaagggaaggagggaaattcaagcatatacaaaaatttcattactcaaagatgtcaaccctattttagacggattacaaagatttaactctcaaaactctcatctattacaaagactaaccactcatctctcttctctaaaaccatagcacaaggctctcatatagATGGCTCAAGGGGTGGCTTCCTAACCAGCcaaacccctctatttatagcctagaaaacttgactcaTAAGTTTCTTTGACTGTTCTCAATATACacttctcttgtagtacattcctacctaccacatagagtattttggtccatttcctCTTCCATCCATCGGACGCCCGTGACGCTTTCATGACTTAAATTTTCCTCAACGCAAGTTTCGCAATGATGCCACATACACTCCATCTGCCCGCGGTTTTATGGCCAAACCGGAAAATCGACTAGCACGTTTCTTAAGGCGCGACTCACagttgcttgctttgacctcaagcaagtcttacgatgttgacgcgtgtcctccgtcctgcgatcttgaccgtcgacaagtctctccagctcctgatccctcgagccgccttgtcacCTACActggtatccccttcgcttgactttatcaacacgccgtcttcatcaaccttcatctctttccttacttgacctccacgtgtaccgctATGATCATCTTTGACTCCGTCTAGCCTACGTAATAATGTAGCACCAAGTACCCCGCTTAGCTccgatcacccgtcgtcgattgccaagttgcatccatcacctgcacaccataagaccagcaaacatgcatctccaaaaTCGTATAACATTATCACATGCTAGTCCAAAATGAAATCAAATTGAAAAAGATCAgatgtaacaaaaatataaacaccggatggtctggtgttacactccagaccatccgatgagtacaactcCACTAGAACCCGATTTGCATTCCtctttgaaaaaattagtctggtgatccaacaccggacaatctggtgaacATCTCAACATTTGGCTCAAAACTGAAAGGCTCTAGTGATactctctggtgttcacatgcccatcaccggatcatccggcaagTACATCATCATtggaacttagtttttcaacctctttgaaaaaatttgtccggtgaagcctccggtgatcacccatgcacacactagaccatccggtgaggatACCGCACTAGACTTTCACATTTACACccttctctaaaaaaattagttcggtGCTCACTCTTACccacaccggacctttcggtggaTAAATTTTTCACTGCCTCTGTGCTGAAAAGCTCTAGTGTTCACATCTACtacacaccagactatctggtgaggtaaaAAATtctcacaccggactatttagtGAGTGTAAGTTTTCTGCATCAAGACAACAGTACAAACTCTAATCTTTTTAACTTTGGTTAGAAAAATGAACACTGCAGAATATAGTCATACATGTGCTAACAACAAAAACCATACAAACCTTAATCACTTATTATGCAAGATAAATCAAGTTAGTCtacacttggtttctcagcTCCTTTATCAAAAGAGACCCAATCTTGCGCTCTCTGATCCTGCAAAATGTAATAATGAAGAATTAGAGGCTAGAAAAATGCCTGACGCCTCGGTGATGTTGCTTTGCTCCACATCACCCCGTGGTTTCTTGTAAAATGAAAGAAAACGCGAAATAGAAGAGCACAATGACATCATTAACAGCGACACACCGATATTCTGCTATCTCACTATCAGAAAAACAGAAGACATAGGAAGTCAAGCACCAGCAGAGAACTGCCTGAAGGCAACAAAAGCTATAGCTGCCTTTTGCAGCCACATGAACTACAACTTTGCATCTCACGGGAGGCCTAAAAATACAAAAGTATGCATCTAAAAGGCATTCAAGTTAGAATCACAACCCAAACCAATACTAGTTTTTCTGATTCCAGATATGCATTCACAAGTAACAGAAACTGTGCCTTACAGACCAGTGAACCACTAAGAAGTTGCTTCAAAGTTCAGAGGCACCCCTTTGTCAGAAAGATGTCGTGAAACaaacagagaagaaggaaagttgCCTCAGACATCCAAAATATCACCATGCTTTTCACTGGAGTCAACAAGAATGTGAAACTACTTGCTCATGCACCGCATCACTCCTATGTTTGAAGTTTCTTATTTTCCTTAGTATAAGGCTGTGCTCAGGTAGGAAATTTTTGGTCAATGTCTAACCCTGTAGTTTGAAATGGACCTTGCGTCAATTGGCTACTTGATCACTTCCGTGCAGTCTAAGTGTAATACTTTCACGGCCACATGTACATCCTCATGTACGTAGCACTTATGAGGATATGGTATGATGGCGACATTTTCAGGTCATGCTACAGCCTCTTTACATCTGCAGACATGTTGTTCAAGAAAGACCTTTGTACGTGGTGTCACAGACGAAGGTAGGTGGTAGCAAGGCAGTGGAGATGCCAAATTCTGAAACTCAGCGACCCTTGGTGCTGTGAGCAACTAGTGGCTAGTCTACAAATCCTGTTGCATGCATTTTGCTCTTACAGTGCTACAAGGCAACAAATAGATGGTCAACTTCAGAAAGGTGCTCGCTGCCTAGGATGACATAATGAGCGGCCAACAACGCACCTGCATCTTGGTCGTGGTCCTCCAAATTTGCACAGCTGGGAGAACAGTGGACACGTGGGTGGTTAAGTCGTAAGATCGCCCATAAAAAGAAGGGGCATGATGTATGTAGCAGAAAGACAGCCTAGACATATAACAAGACAAATCCACAGAATATGTATGTGCATATGTCAATGCTATGAACAACACTTGATAGGGAAGATCTCGAACAGGATCCCCCACAACACAATTAACcattacttttttttcttttgaccgATGGACATTGTTGGGGGTGCTGTTGCACTTGCACTTGCACTTGCATTTCCATTATGTTTTCATCACTCCACTATCCTATTACACACTGTGGCATAGCTGTCAGTGTGCACTCACTCCACTTGCTATTCCTTCACCCTTTTGCTATGCATTTGCCATGCAATAGTGTCAATAGTTGGTGCACTGTATATTTCTTTTGGTTGTTTGCTACACAACCTTAAAATGGATGCTCTGAGTCTATATTAGTATTTCAAGTGTTATGTTATTTGACACATTTTCACTCCTTAAAAATGGATGCTCTGATTGTATACCGGTATTGCAACTACTGAATTTTGATAACCAAATCCGCACCATGATAACATGAAGAGAATCACGCCACAATAATTACCACAGGCCTGCCGGTGTAACCATCATTATTTCATCATCGTTACATTAAATATTTTATACTCATGGAATAACTATAAGTTATAGAACTAAATCTAATCATGACAATGCATAcgaggaaaaaagaagagacaaAGAATTCGAAGCATGATCAATGTTATATACCATTCCAAGATTAAAATGACACTTCATGTAGGAAATATGATACAAATTAGAAGAAGTAGAATACAAAAGGCATCAAAATGTATTGACTATTAAAAGGATGTATTTTAGTTTACTTTGGCTTTAGTAACTGGAAAGGCAATATGTATAACTTCTAAAGCAGCTTCTGCCAAATGTAGTTGACCTTGTGCTGCGGGATAACAAAGTTTCATCATAACCTTGTAGAGCAATCATTACTGGTAGACCATATCTTAAGTTAcaacttcttttctttcccgctGCCTGACCCAGCATCCATGTATAAAAGGGGCAGAGCCACAACAGCTCCTCCCCACCAATGCTCCTAAGGTGATAACATGTTATCTGAAGAGACCATCATGCCTAAACCCTCTTTTTTACTCACCATAATCCttttaatttttctcatcaATGCATCTGCAGGTATGAGGTTTGCTCTTGCTTCTGTACAATATACTCTTTgtttaatcattaattatatCTGACCATGTTCCTTTGTCCTAATGCAGGACAGATCATAGTAGTGAAAAATGATAATGCTGTTACAGCAAAGTTGATAAAGGTCCGTCTATCTTGACCTTAAAGTTTGGACATAGCCAATTAAAGCTTGGTGTCTTTGAGATAATATTTAAATTCCAGATGTGGGATCAGTAATTGAGTTCTAAAGCTCTTGATATTTTTCACCTGGTTATACATAAGTCATGCTTGAGACAatcatataataatatattatcaactGGGTAGTGAGTATAATGAGGGAATATGCCTGAATTCATGTCAACAGTTATCAGAATCATTACATTTTAGGTTTTTGTTTATTAGCTTAACTCACTATATACTTGTTCTTTATCCTCTAAGTGCAGGGGCATAGCAGAAAGATTCTTACAGAGACTCAGGACTATGACTATGGAGGGGCAAACTCTAGGCATGATCCACGCAGAAGGCCTGGGACTGGAGGCAGGAACGGTTAAATTGTTAAGATCCTTGTTACGTAATCCTACATATGATCATGTGAACGTGCTACTACATGAAGAGGATTATATGACGGAGCCTAGTCTCTACTGCAGCTAAcctaatatataaatattggaTCCCCTATCGTGTGTGTTTTACATATCCAATTGGATTAAAAACCATACAGATACTCTTATTGGTAAACAGTCTAGTGGGATGAAGTTAAGGCTATCTCATTTTAAATGATACCTATGTGTACTGCTTTTTTTCAGACCCACCTGTGAGTACTGCTAATGCATACTTGAGGCAATGGATTATCTATGAACCATTTTGTGAGGTGATAAATGTGAGCATGGTGGAGTACTTCTGAGTTCATTGAATTTACTTCTAATTTTTACTAGAAACGAACCCTCCATTCTTCACTCCCTTCGGCGTGTTGAATGCAAGCACACTCAGCACAAGCACAACAGACTAAAGCAGACAAACATAAAAAAGAGGAAAAGTGTAAAGGAATCGACTGGCAGTAAATTGTCAAATGCACTTACCAAGGACAAATGATTTTAGTCAATGTCCCTCCTCTTTAATGAAATATGGACCAGGCTTGATAGGATAAGGATAAAGGTAACCCTCTGGCCGAGAAAATCCAGCTTTGTTCATGCGGTCACTGAGCACATGCAGTATAGACGTAGCTTCTTCAGCCACCTCCATCTTTCCCATTTTTTCTTCAATCCATATTCATCCCTATTATTCTCAAGATAGGCATTAGCTTCTTCAGCCACCTCTCCATCGTGAATGCAAATCTATTCTCTTGAGGTAACATCAGCTGATTAATGTCCAAGCATACGATTTTCCCGTTTTCCCTGACTTTTCGCACCTTCTCTTCTAAAAAAGGGATACGATCCAACTTGTACTGCAACATGTCATCCTCTTTGGTCTGCAAGAACGATACATACTTAAGTGTCAGTAGTCACAGAAAAAATGGGAAAGATTGTGAATTAAAATTTCACAAGCATGGGAAAAGTTTATCCCAAGGGTATAACAGTAGATAGATTTGATCCTTATAGAAATTCACGTTCCAATTTGCAATTTTGTTTGTGCAAACAATTACGCATGTCATGCTATGGCCTGTCTGCCCACTTAACTGATCCGAATGGCTAACCAATGTTGAATACAATACAGACGATGCTTCTCAGGCCTCCTAAACATGACTGTACCCATCCTTACTTGCGAAGCAAAAATCCTAATACTACGGAGAATCTTGTATACATTACAGAACAGGGGTACTGTTATAATATGTGCGATAATAAGAGTATGAATATCAAAATTCCATAAATAATATAACAAAAGCAACATtgaaaatatatcatatacatGATCATGAAAGAATAAGCTACCAGCGCAAGAACAGATAGAACAACCATCATGTATAGATAAAAGTATGACTGAACTGCAAGATGTAGAATAAAACTTTTGCTCTCAGAGAATTCTATTAGCTGGCTCCAGAACTCAAAAGTTCTGCTCTCAAGCTGATTTGTAATCATATCATAAATTAAACAAGTATAATGAGATCACAACTAGATAAGATCCTGAACAAAAATTCTCTGAAAATGCTATAGCCTCCTGCACAAGTCTGTTGATCAAGTGCCTAAGCACTGAAATGGTTACAAGCACCTGTATAACATGAAACTAGCAGTACAACAGACCAACAAGGCAAGAACCTCAATTACTGAATCAACACAACATATTCCTCTCCCATATAGTCAACAACAGCACATGTCCAGGAGCTCAATACAACACGGCAGTGAACTGAACAACTACAGAACCGGTATGCAAGAACCGATCAGAGAGAATCAAAGTGCGAAAACCAGTTACTGCCTATGTTATCCAACACTCAGAGAACTATTCAAAACCTTAACTATTATACTCAACTAGCTGGTCCAATTTTACTTAATCATCATCGGGCATAGGAATGTACAACCGTGTTGTTCAGTGCAAAAGGAGTAAAAGCTCACAGATAAATATGTTAAGGGGAGCTGACAATAGAGGCAAGGCACGACTTGAAGGTCGCCGTCCCAGAAATCCAATCACCCATCGTTGTCACCGGTGAGAAGGAAGATGGAGATACAATGCCCTAACCGCACAACCACTGCAAGTGTGGGCGAGGCACAGCTCCAGCCACCAACCGAATATCCTTCCCGGCACCAAGCACACCGAAACAAGCACTAGACAACCTTGAGCTCCAAATCGTCAATGCAAAACCGAGGAAGAACATATGGGAAATCCCAGTGTAAGTTAATCTATCCCccgagaagagagagggaggtagaTAAAGGAGAAGCCTATCACGCACGCATGTCGAGGCCGACAGATTTCACGGTCAAATCTTATGCGCCATCTCCTCAATCCAGTGGCACAAAGCGCATCCGGCAGCCAGCATAGCCGCGCCACAGACCCCACACGAGCGCAAAGGACCCAGGCACAGCCGTTTTGCCACTATCGTCGCTCAAAAACCAGGTGCTTCCAATCCTCATCCACTCGGTAATTTTCCCGTCCAAACCCTAGCACCCGAGTGCCCATTTCACCAGGGCGACAACAGGCCTAGGCCAAGCAAATAAACAAGGCCCAGCCAACCTTCTACGATTTGGCCCACGATAGACATTTGAAAcattaaaatttctaaaatatacAACATGTACTTGTGAATTTGACAGCAAACTTATCCTTCCATAGCGCCCTAATTGGCTACCATATCAAGTGAAATAATTACGCGAAGATATTCCACCAATGTGTCGGTTGTTGTGCGTGCTAGTTTCCAGCGACGCCACACTCGCCTCCCACTACTTGCCCGCCCATCCCCGCCTATGCCTCTGCTCCCAGACTCACCACTGCTATTCTTCTTCTGTTAGAGAATCGAACAAAAATGAAACTAGATAAGTGTGTTGGAATTGGTGGAGGACGAGGACAAGAAAAA
This region includes:
- the LOC133910046 gene encoding uncharacterized protein LOC133910046: MLSEETIMPKPSFLLTIILLIFLINASAGQIIVVKNDNAVTAKLIKGHSRKILTETQDYDYGGANSRHDPRRRPGTGGRNG